Proteins from a single region of Mucilaginibacter daejeonensis:
- a CDS encoding DUF3826 domain-containing protein — protein sequence MKKKNFKLTVIAIALLLGANAYAQTDKPAAPAMTAEARAKSDQDTEKKAAEWVASLSLNDAAKEKAVAGIIATHLKAIRDWNNEHPASTVPAGINPANGQPLTELDRQVIAISAMPKTIHETLMTGLRQNLTEPQVEAILDKYTIGKVEFTMNGYRSIVPNLTETEEKVLTENLKKAREQAVDYKNMKQISAIFEIYKTRNEQYLNTHGRNWHEMFKAYVDAAKAKKAAAAKTKESAPKAQ from the coding sequence ATGAAGAAGAAGAATTTTAAACTGACCGTTATCGCCATCGCCTTATTGCTTGGCGCTAACGCTTACGCACAGACCGATAAGCCGGCCGCCCCGGCCATGACCGCCGAGGCCCGCGCTAAAAGCGATCAGGACACTGAAAAGAAGGCTGCCGAATGGGTAGCATCGCTCAGCTTGAATGACGCCGCCAAAGAAAAGGCCGTTGCCGGCATTATCGCTACGCACCTCAAGGCCATCCGCGACTGGAACAACGAGCACCCGGCTTCTACCGTTCCCGCAGGGATCAACCCGGCCAACGGGCAACCGCTTACGGAACTGGACCGCCAGGTGATCGCCATATCGGCCATGCCCAAGACCATCCATGAGACCCTGATGACCGGGCTGCGCCAGAACCTGACCGAGCCGCAAGTAGAGGCCATACTCGATAAATATACCATTGGCAAGGTAGAGTTCACCATGAACGGCTACCGTTCCATCGTACCTAACCTGACCGAGACCGAGGAAAAGGTGCTGACCGAGAACTTGAAAAAGGCACGCGAGCAGGCGGTGGACTACAAGAACATGAAGCAGATATCGGCCATATTTGAGATCTACAAGACCAGGAACGAGCAATACCTGAACACCCATGGCCGTAACTGGCACGAGATGTTCAAGGCTTACGTAGATGCGGCCAAGGCCAAAAAAGCTGCTGCTGCAAAGACCAAAGAGAGTGCCCCAAAAGCACAATAA